In one window of Photorhabdus laumondii subsp. laumondii DNA:
- a CDS encoding M20 family metallo-hydrolase, translating to MGTLLSESIQQIAEQLRNWRRDFHHFAESGWFEFRTATIVVDELHRLGYSLKMGKDVIKADARMGLPSKQALQAQEQRAIKQGALTEWLPHFSGGFTGIVATLDTGKPGPTLAFRVDMDALDLNEEQTHVHRPYAEGFSSCNTHMMHACGHDGHTAIGLGLACILKKYESQLTGKIKLIFQPAEEGTRGAKSMVEAGVVDDVDFFIAIHIGTGVPQGELVCGSNNFLATTKIDVTYRGVASHSGAKPEAGKNALLAAAQATLGLYAISHHSEGSSRINVGVLQAGIGRNVIPDYALMKVETRGETNEINAFVYRQALNIIEGAAKMQGVEYGIQLMGAAQSSQPSPVWVDFIYQQAQQYIPELSSVVKSRQQAAGSEDATYFMEHVKSNGGQATYLIFGTALSAGHHNERFDFDENVMTTAVKTLATIALNLPDFGVHHE from the coding sequence ATGGGCACTTTATTAAGCGAATCTATTCAGCAAATTGCTGAACAATTACGAAACTGGCGTCGCGATTTCCACCATTTTGCTGAATCAGGCTGGTTCGAATTCAGAACAGCAACGATTGTGGTGGATGAGCTGCACCGTCTGGGTTATAGCCTGAAAATGGGAAAAGATGTTATCAAGGCTGATGCACGAATGGGCTTACCTTCAAAACAGGCATTACAAGCGCAAGAACAGCGTGCTATTAAACAGGGCGCTCTGACTGAATGGCTACCCCATTTTTCAGGCGGGTTTACTGGCATTGTCGCGACACTCGATACCGGAAAACCTGGACCAACCTTGGCTTTTCGGGTGGATATGGATGCGCTTGACCTGAATGAGGAACAAACTCACGTGCACCGCCCTTATGCTGAAGGCTTTTCCTCTTGTAATACACATATGATGCATGCCTGTGGTCATGATGGTCACACAGCGATTGGATTAGGACTCGCTTGTATATTGAAAAAATATGAAAGCCAACTGACTGGAAAAATCAAACTGATTTTTCAGCCTGCGGAAGAAGGAACTCGTGGTGCAAAATCAATGGTTGAAGCGGGCGTTGTCGATGATGTTGATTTCTTTATCGCTATTCATATCGGCACTGGTGTACCTCAAGGCGAATTGGTCTGTGGGAGTAATAATTTTCTTGCTACTACCAAAATCGATGTTACTTATCGTGGTGTGGCCTCCCATTCTGGTGCAAAACCAGAAGCGGGAAAAAATGCACTGTTAGCCGCAGCTCAAGCAACCTTAGGGCTGTATGCTATTTCTCACCATAGCGAAGGCAGCTCACGCATTAATGTCGGAGTGCTACAGGCAGGCATTGGCCGTAACGTTATTCCTGACTATGCATTAATGAAAGTGGAAACTCGCGGTGAAACTAATGAGATCAATGCATTTGTCTACCGTCAAGCTCTCAATATCATTGAAGGCGCGGCAAAAATGCAGGGGGTTGAATATGGAATACAGTTAATGGGAGCCGCTCAAAGTAGCCAGCCTAGCCCAGTATGGGTCGATTTCATTTATCAACAGGCTCAACAATATATCCCAGAGCTTTCATCTGTTGTCAAAAGCCGTCAGCAAGCTGCCGGATCTGAGGACGCGACCTATTTTATGGAACACGTCAAATCGAATGGTGGTCAAGCCACTTACCTTATTTTCGGTACAGCACTCAGCGCAGGTCATCATAATGAACGGTTTGACTTTGATGAAAACGTGATGACTACCGCAGTGAAAACATTAGCCACTATCGCCCTTAACCTACCTGATTTCGGAGTTCATCATGAATAA
- a CDS encoding PAS domain-containing protein translates to MSQITPQLKNMWDKSHESWFVKDKKLRFIYANKEFVKLSKLPEDSDIMGYSVKELSTPFNYLAHFFEEHDRKVLQSMQRVSSIIVAHLKSNGQQLNPCLCEKYPLMDEKNQCIGIICHIKRINHFSVHHYIKNDTTIPVIIEDA, encoded by the coding sequence ATGAGTCAAATCACCCCTCAGTTAAAAAATATGTGGGACAAAAGTCATGAATCATGGTTTGTAAAAGATAAGAAGCTTCGTTTTATATATGCCAATAAAGAATTTGTTAAATTAAGTAAGTTACCTGAAGACTCTGATATCATGGGATATTCTGTTAAAGAATTATCGACGCCATTTAATTATCTTGCTCACTTTTTTGAAGAACATGATCGTAAAGTCTTACAGTCTATGCAACGAGTATCATCTATTATTGTGGCTCATCTTAAAAGCAATGGTCAACAGCTTAATCCTTGTCTCTGTGAAAAATACCCATTGATGGATGAAAAGAATCAATGTATTGGAATAATTTGTCACATTAAAAGAATAAATCATTTTTCAGTACATCATTATATTAAAAATGATACAACTATACCCGTAATCATTGAAGATGCTTGA
- a CDS encoding LysR family transcriptional regulator produces MTTPIKLNQLRAFVEIYRHGSIRAASRFLLLSQPALTKSIRELEDSLGAKLFIRSNQGIHLTGCGKSFLQRACLILEELRIAQEDIQQRVGLIGGVVNIGVAGSIARTIMPKVITQFHRDYPTVKLRVVEGQLLTMLPQLRQGELNFTVNTYYPGSLDAELSFEKLMEKEYKVIVRKGHPKVNATSLDELIDCDWTMPTPKGTYYRRLFEMFTSLDNPPVFSVTCETLMACMSLVSESDFVTIVAVDVVDETLFNQQFVALNLKEELPFATFCLVQRRDTKLTPAGEHLARLFRMYCRD; encoded by the coding sequence ATGACGACACCAATAAAACTCAATCAACTGCGCGCTTTTGTTGAAATTTACCGTCATGGCAGTATCAGAGCGGCTAGTCGGTTTCTGTTACTCTCACAACCTGCTTTGACCAAATCGATTCGCGAACTAGAAGATTCACTTGGTGCAAAATTATTTATACGCAGTAACCAAGGTATTCATTTGACAGGGTGTGGAAAAAGTTTTTTACAACGCGCCTGTTTGATACTTGAGGAGCTTCGAATTGCACAGGAAGATATTCAACAACGAGTTGGCTTGATCGGTGGTGTAGTCAATATTGGCGTAGCTGGCAGTATTGCACGTACGATTATGCCAAAGGTGATTACACAGTTTCACCGTGATTATCCTACAGTAAAATTAAGAGTTGTTGAGGGACAGTTATTGACTATGCTACCTCAGCTCAGACAAGGTGAACTGAATTTTACCGTGAACACCTATTATCCCGGTAGCTTAGATGCAGAATTGAGCTTCGAAAAATTGATGGAAAAAGAGTACAAAGTGATTGTACGAAAAGGGCATCCAAAAGTGAATGCAACCTCTTTAGACGAATTAATTGATTGTGACTGGACCATGCCAACACCGAAAGGCACCTACTATCGCAGGTTATTTGAGATGTTTACATCGCTGGATAATCCACCTGTCTTTAGTGTCACGTGTGAAACATTAATGGCTTGCATGAGTTTAGTCTCCGAAAGTGACTTTGTGACTATTGTAGCTGTGGATGTGGTTGATGAGACTCTGTTTAACCAGCAATTTGTGGCGTTAAACCTTAAAGAGGAGCTTCCCTTTGCAACTTTTTGCCTTGTTCAACGAAGAGATACAAAGTTAACTCCCGCAGGAGAACATTTGGCTAGACTTTTTCGGATGTATTGTCGTGACTAA
- the abgT gene encoding p-aminobenzoyl-glutamate transporter: MSETTISVNKSPGRILGWIERVGNKIPNPFILFIYLIAVLMIATAILSWFDLAVKNPTNGEFIRVKNLLSAEGLQWILPNIVKNFSNFTPLGAILALVIGAGLAEKVGLLQTLMYKMASGINKRYASYMVLFIAFFSHISSDAALVVMPPLGALIFIAVGRHPVAGLLAAIAGVASGFTANLLIVTTDVLLSGISTEAVKMLDPNLHVSVIDNWYFMATSVIVLTIAGAILTDKFVEPRLPAWKGSHNEKLAKLTPQQNRGLLMSGLSALIFIGIVALLVVPENALLRDPQTGSIIPSPFIKGIVPVIILFFFVVSITYGVSTKQIKKSNDIPDLLVDPMKNMAGFIIMVFPLAQFVAFFNWSNMGKFMAVGLTDMLEALGMTGVPAFIGLMFLSAFLCMFIASGSAIWSILAPIFVPMFVLLGFHPAFAQIIFRISDSAVLPLAPMSPFLPLFLGFLQRYYKGAQLGTYYTLVLPYPLVFFAVWILLLIGWYFAGLPIGPGIYPTLL; encoded by the coding sequence ATGAGTGAAACAACTATCTCTGTAAATAAGAGCCCAGGACGTATTCTTGGTTGGATCGAAAGAGTTGGAAATAAAATTCCGAATCCTTTTATTTTATTTATCTATTTAATAGCTGTTTTAATGATAGCGACTGCTATTTTGTCTTGGTTTGACTTGGCCGTAAAAAACCCTACAAATGGAGAGTTCATTAGAGTTAAAAACTTACTTAGCGCCGAAGGATTACAGTGGATCCTGCCTAATATCGTTAAAAATTTCAGTAACTTCACACCACTTGGAGCAATATTAGCTTTGGTCATTGGTGCAGGGCTGGCAGAAAAAGTCGGTCTGTTACAAACCCTGATGTATAAAATGGCTTCTGGTATTAATAAACGTTACGCCAGCTATATGGTGCTATTTATTGCCTTTTTTAGCCATATTTCTTCGGATGCCGCACTCGTTGTCATGCCTCCATTAGGCGCGCTAATTTTTATTGCGGTTGGTCGCCACCCCGTTGCTGGCCTACTGGCCGCTATTGCTGGTGTTGCTTCAGGATTTACGGCGAACTTATTGATTGTCACTACCGATGTGCTGTTATCTGGTATCAGTACTGAAGCGGTTAAAATGCTTGATCCCAACTTACACGTCAGTGTCATCGATAACTGGTATTTTATGGCAACATCAGTGATTGTACTGACGATTGCAGGCGCTATCTTAACGGATAAATTTGTTGAGCCACGCCTTCCAGCATGGAAAGGAAGTCACAATGAGAAGTTAGCAAAGCTCACGCCACAACAAAATCGCGGGCTGCTAATGAGCGGTCTATCTGCACTAATTTTCATCGGTATTGTTGCGTTGCTAGTTGTTCCCGAAAATGCACTACTGCGTGATCCACAGACTGGCTCAATCATTCCATCGCCATTCATAAAAGGGATCGTGCCAGTCATTATTTTGTTTTTCTTCGTGGTTTCGATTACATATGGCGTTTCCACAAAACAGATAAAAAAGTCTAATGATATTCCAGACTTACTCGTTGATCCCATGAAAAACATGGCTGGCTTCATTATAATGGTCTTCCCTCTGGCTCAATTTGTTGCCTTCTTTAACTGGAGCAACATGGGCAAATTTATGGCGGTAGGGCTAACCGATATGCTAGAAGCCTTGGGTATGACAGGTGTTCCTGCCTTCATTGGATTAATGTTTTTATCTGCCTTTTTGTGTATGTTCATCGCAAGTGGTTCTGCCATTTGGTCGATTCTGGCACCTATTTTTGTTCCCATGTTTGTCCTGCTTGGCTTTCACCCTGCCTTTGCACAGATCATTTTCCGTATTTCTGATTCCGCAGTATTACCGTTGGCACCGATGTCACCTTTTCTACCGCTTTTTTTGGGGTTTCTTCAACGGTACTATAAGGGGGCTCAGCTAGGTACTTATTACACGTTGGTATTACCTTATCCGCTGGTGTTTTTTGCCGTTTGGATATTGCTGCTTATAGGTTGGTATTTTGCTGGATTGCCCATTGGGCCAGGTATTTACCCTACATTGCTGTAA
- a CDS encoding helix-turn-helix transcriptional regulator, with protein MDNKLIISPQVINTMKQSNEPWGIKDKNSCFIYGNKALKHLENLPDSFDYEGWYDYELPWSGAEFAKEFVLHDQSVMKSETTVCSLETHMYGNDKFLSSHFCEKYPLYNNENECVGVIFHGWEVQDFSLTRLFYGKLPASIIFQPPTDLFTPREWDVVFLSLHKYTSKQIGRILNISYRTVEHYTAQIYRKVGVRSAQQLEEYCRFNNYDLYVPERFLRPESSILV; from the coding sequence ATGGATAATAAACTAATTATTTCACCTCAAGTCATTAATACAATGAAGCAAAGTAATGAGCCTTGGGGGATCAAAGATAAAAATTCATGCTTTATTTATGGCAATAAGGCACTTAAACATCTTGAAAACCTTCCAGACTCATTTGATTACGAAGGGTGGTATGATTATGAACTTCCTTGGAGTGGCGCTGAGTTTGCAAAAGAATTCGTTCTTCATGATCAAAGTGTAATGAAGAGCGAAACAACAGTATGTTCGCTTGAAACACATATGTATGGGAACGATAAATTCTTATCATCTCATTTTTGTGAAAAATACCCACTATATAATAATGAAAACGAATGTGTCGGAGTCATTTTCCACGGGTGGGAAGTCCAGGATTTTTCATTAACCCGTCTATTTTATGGAAAACTCCCTGCCTCCATTATATTTCAGCCACCGACTGATTTATTTACTCCGCGTGAATGGGATGTTGTTTTTCTCTCTTTACATAAATATACCAGTAAACAAATTGGCAGAATATTAAATATTTCCTACCGTACTGTTGAACACTATACAGCACAAATATACAGAAAGGTTGGTGTTAGGTCTGCTCAGCAATTGGAGGAATATTGTCGTTTTAATAATTATGATCTTTATGTACCAGAAAGATTTTTACGTCCTGAAAGCAGTATTCTGGTTTAA
- a CDS encoding helix-turn-helix transcriptional regulator → MKFLGYISVKLRPPNNILTEKEWIVIFLFCRGISNQCIANEMKISCRTLEKYFQSIYEKLLIGSIIELKLFCEKNHYDLYIPPKYFKSMSHFFLD, encoded by the coding sequence TTGAAGTTTCTTGGGTATATATCTGTTAAGCTTAGACCACCTAATAATATATTGACAGAAAAAGAATGGATAGTGATCTTTTTATTCTGCCGTGGAATCAGTAATCAATGTATCGCTAATGAAATGAAAATTTCATGTCGTACTTTGGAAAAGTATTTCCAAAGTATCTATGAGAAATTATTAATCGGATCAATTATTGAGTTGAAACTGTTTTGCGAAAAAAATCATTATGATCTTTATATTCCACCAAAATACTTTAAATCTATGAGCCATTTTTTTCTGGATTAA
- a CDS encoding M20 family metallopeptidase has product MNNSLIEFINEYIEQRQSDFTYLSDKIWEHPETNFEENFSAELLANALENEGFVVQRGVGNIETAFIASYGSGHPVISLLGEYDALAGLSQKAGCCEPNPMVKNGNGHGCGHNLLGTAALAAAFTVKAWLQKNQQIGTVRFYGCPAEEGGSGKTFMVRQGLFDDVDAAITWHPESFSSVFNVQSLANIQTAFHFKGVASHAANSPHLGRSALDAVSLMNVGVQFLREHIIQEARIHYAVTNTGGVSPNVVQADAEVLYLVRAPQLDQAQDIYQRVIDIAKGAALMTGTQLNIRFDKACSNYIPNRTMERVMYQYIQAFGIPEYTDEECQFAEKIHQTLTKDDLRNAKLNAARTAGEEGKRWSERQGEKALTDEVLPYIESQELLYGSTDVGDVSWVTPTAQCFSPCFAFGTPLHTWQLVAQGRSSIAHKGMCLAGKIMAATALKLLIDPALLAEVQSEFKHQRDEHPYQCPIPPDIKPSPLK; this is encoded by the coding sequence ATGAATAACTCGTTGATTGAATTCATCAATGAATACATTGAGCAACGCCAAAGTGATTTTACTTACCTTAGCGATAAGATTTGGGAACACCCTGAGACCAATTTTGAAGAAAACTTTTCTGCTGAACTGCTCGCAAATGCGTTAGAAAATGAAGGGTTCGTTGTTCAGCGTGGGGTAGGCAATATTGAGACCGCGTTTATCGCCAGTTATGGCAGTGGACACCCTGTGATTTCTTTACTTGGTGAGTATGATGCGCTGGCTGGTTTAAGCCAAAAAGCAGGCTGTTGTGAACCTAATCCTATGGTTAAAAACGGTAACGGTCATGGGTGTGGACATAATTTACTGGGGACAGCCGCACTCGCTGCGGCATTTACAGTGAAAGCCTGGTTGCAAAAAAATCAACAAATTGGAACTGTACGGTTTTACGGTTGCCCGGCGGAAGAAGGGGGTTCCGGCAAAACATTTATGGTCCGGCAAGGTCTTTTTGATGATGTTGATGCAGCAATTACATGGCATCCTGAATCATTCAGTAGTGTATTTAATGTCCAGTCTCTGGCAAATATCCAAACAGCATTTCATTTTAAAGGAGTTGCTTCACACGCCGCCAATTCCCCTCACTTGGGTCGAAGTGCTTTAGATGCAGTTAGTCTGATGAATGTGGGTGTTCAATTTCTTCGTGAACATATCATTCAGGAAGCACGAATTCATTATGCAGTGACTAATACCGGTGGTGTGTCACCTAACGTTGTACAGGCTGATGCCGAAGTTTTATACCTTGTTCGCGCCCCACAACTGGATCAGGCTCAAGATATTTATCAACGAGTCATTGATATTGCTAAAGGTGCTGCCTTAATGACCGGCACGCAATTGAATATTCGCTTTGATAAGGCGTGTTCAAACTATATTCCTAACCGCACGATGGAAAGAGTGATGTATCAGTATATTCAAGCCTTTGGTATTCCTGAATATACTGATGAGGAATGCCAATTTGCCGAAAAAATTCATCAAACACTGACAAAAGATGATTTACGCAATGCCAAACTCAATGCAGCGCGAACAGCGGGCGAAGAGGGTAAACGCTGGAGTGAGCGACAAGGGGAAAAAGCACTGACAGATGAAGTCTTACCCTATATAGAATCGCAAGAGTTACTGTATGGATCTACCGATGTCGGTGATGTCAGTTGGGTAACACCCACAGCGCAATGTTTCAGTCCCTGCTTCGCCTTTGGCACACCACTGCATACTTGGCAATTAGTCGCACAAGGGCGTTCATCCATTGCTCACAAAGGGATGTGTCTTGCCGGGAAAATTATGGCCGCCACCGCACTTAAATTATTAATAGACCCTGCTCTGCTAGCAGAGGTCCAGTCTGAGTTCAAACACCAACGGGATGAGCATCCCTATCAGTGTCCTATTCCGCCCGATATTAAACCATCACCTTTGAAATAA
- a CDS encoding PAS domain-containing protein, whose product MSNIRKKTNHITPQLTLMWDKSDEPWGARDRESRFIYANPAFYQLLNLPEYFDIIGLSMGELPLPIAEYAEEFHRQDQKTIQTMQRVTSLETHQFGEHNIKQTYICDKFPLYDENNDCIGIFFHMYKTQDFSVSYYYEKTPPATLAFTPPNDTLTQFEWEVLFLTLCSLDEEKISEELMISSEDVINHIQSIYQKFNLPLHAELKDFCKENKLDLYIPARFVTIGSRELN is encoded by the coding sequence ATGTCAAATATAAGAAAAAAAACCAATCATATTACACCACAATTAACGCTGATGTGGGATAAAAGCGATGAACCTTGGGGAGCCAGAGATCGCGAGTCAAGATTTATTTATGCTAACCCTGCTTTTTATCAACTGCTCAACCTTCCTGAATATTTCGATATTATAGGGCTATCTATGGGGGAATTACCCTTGCCTATTGCCGAATATGCAGAAGAATTCCATCGTCAGGACCAAAAAACCATTCAAACTATGCAACGCGTCACTTCACTGGAAACACATCAGTTTGGGGAGCATAACATTAAACAAACTTATATTTGTGATAAATTTCCACTTTATGATGAGAATAATGATTGCATTGGGATCTTCTTTCATATGTATAAAACTCAAGATTTTTCTGTTTCGTACTATTATGAAAAAACTCCTCCGGCAACACTGGCATTCACCCCACCTAATGACACACTGACGCAATTTGAATGGGAGGTTCTCTTTCTAACTCTGTGTTCATTAGATGAAGAGAAAATTAGTGAAGAATTAATGATAAGTTCCGAAGATGTGATTAATCATATCCAATCAATTTACCAAAAATTCAATTTGCCTTTACATGCAGAATTAAAAGATTTCTGTAAAGAAAATAAACTTGATCTTTATATTCCAGCAAGATTTGTCACTATTGGCAGTAGAGAGTTAAATTGA
- a CDS encoding IS630-like element ISPlu19 family transposase produces the protein MKIFITDEQKAELEHLHHTCRDKRECDRIKAVLLASEGWSSVMIAQALRLHEMTVNRHISDYLNQGKLKSDNGGSDSLLSQEQTDFLINHLSQHLFHHTHEIVAYVAQLWNITFSIPGMNKWLHRQGFSYKKPCGVPHKFDAEKQRQFIEYYENLKVTAKDEPILFLDAVHPTQGTKLGYGWMRKGEKKTVKTTGSRTRLNILGALNLNAIGRTVFQEYQTINDYNICCFFNEIRKSYPDYHQKIHLIVDGAGYNKAHLVKEWAYVSNIELHYLPPYSPNLNPIERLWKVMNEQVRNNRYFADKHEFRDNVFKFFTTTLPDIADSLMSRINDHFQVLKTAS, from the coding sequence ATGAAAATATTCATTACCGATGAACAAAAAGCCGAACTTGAACATCTCCATCACACCTGCCGTGATAAGAGGGAGTGTGATCGCATCAAAGCGGTCCTGCTGGCCTCTGAAGGCTGGAGTTCAGTGATGATCGCTCAGGCCCTGCGTCTTCATGAAATGACCGTTAACCGTCATATCAGCGATTACCTTAATCAAGGTAAACTTAAATCTGATAATGGGGGGTCTGATAGTTTGCTTTCTCAAGAACAAACTGATTTTTTAATCAATCACTTATCTCAACATCTTTTCCATCACACCCATGAAATCGTGGCCTATGTTGCTCAGCTCTGGAATATTACCTTTAGCATTCCCGGCATGAATAAATGGCTACACCGTCAGGGTTTTTCTTATAAAAAACCTTGTGGCGTCCCTCATAAATTCGACGCAGAAAAACAGCGACAATTTATTGAATATTATGAGAATCTTAAAGTCACAGCGAAAGACGAACCCATCCTTTTTCTTGATGCTGTTCACCCGACTCAAGGCACCAAACTCGGTTATGGCTGGATGCGAAAAGGCGAGAAAAAAACAGTAAAAACAACAGGAAGCCGGACTCGCCTGAATATATTGGGCGCGCTCAACCTGAATGCCATTGGTCGTACGGTGTTCCAGGAATATCAAACCATCAATGACTACAACATTTGCTGTTTTTTCAATGAAATAAGAAAGTCTTATCCTGACTATCATCAAAAAATTCATCTTATTGTGGATGGGGCGGGTTACAACAAAGCTCATCTTGTTAAGGAGTGGGCTTATGTTAGCAATATTGAGTTACATTACCTTCCTCCCTATAGCCCAAATTTAAACCCAATAGAGCGATTATGGAAGGTCATGAATGAACAGGTTCGAAATAACCGTTATTTTGCGGATAAACATGAATTTCGAGACAACGTCTTCAAATTTTTCACCACAACGCTACCGGATATAGCGGACTCGCTGATGTCTAGAATTAACGACCATTTTCAGGTGCTAAAAACTGCATCTTGA